A single region of the Hippoglossus hippoglossus isolate fHipHip1 chromosome 17, fHipHip1.pri, whole genome shotgun sequence genome encodes:
- the slc25a24l gene encoding solute carrier family 25 member 24, like isoform X2, producing MSKYGINSADGKAQNIIDSYDKNKDGLLDYKEFLGYMMDREKKWKIYFHDLDKNKCGVIDQDDVICLFKELGVVISKPNAKKIIQMMDKDSSMTVDWGEFLHHVILNPVDSIGELVTSWKHQLVFDVGESRAMPLEFPEEASGFGAWRTFVLAAGMADAVSRTVTAPIDRLKTQLQVHGSKAFSQGFQEVRAGGLRSMWQGNAVNVLKGTPQSTLQCLIYAQMKVYTQNRTQETLTVQQRFGLGCVSGAVVHAAFYPLEVLKVRLNLQQIGTYHGVVACTRSIYRQERLSSFYRGFKPSILCMIPYAGVECAVHQSIMNWAKSDPAYNSDAKLFFFSFVAFAAGQMTSYPLAVIRTQQQAQAFSSASSPASGILQGLIGIYERRGLRGYYNGMGASFVRAVPCALINYTLTRKFENVFSSMEP from the exons ATGAGCAAGTATGGGATCAACTCGGCAGATGGCAAGGCCCAG AACATCATTGATTCTTATGACAAGAACAAAGATGGCCTCCTGGATTATAAAGAGTTTCTCGGCTACAtgatggacagagagaagaaatggaaaattTACTTTCATGACCTTGACAAGAACAAGTGTG GGGTGATTGACCAGGACGAcgtcatttgtttgtttaaggaGTTAGGAGTGGTCATTTCAAAGCcgaatgcaaaaaaaataatacaaat GATGGACAAGGACAGTTCCATGACAGTGGACTGGGGCGAGTTCCTGCACCACGTCATCCTCAACCCTGTTGACAGCATCGGGGAGCTGGTGACCTCATGGAAACACCAGCTG GTTTTTGATGTCGGGGAGAGTCGTGCGATGCCCCTTGAATTCCCTGAGGAGGCGTCTGGTTTTGGTGCATGGAGGACGTTTGTCCTGGCAGCAGGGATGGCTGATGCTGTGTCCAGGACTGTGACGGCGCCCATCGACCGCCTTAAGACCCAACTTCAG GTTCATGGATCCAAGGCCTTCTCCCAAGGCTTCCAGGAGGTGAGAGCAGGTGGTCTGCGGTCGATGTGGCAGGGCAACGCTGTCAACGTGCTGAAAGGAACGCCGCAGTCTACGCTCCAGTGTCTTATCTACGCCCAG ATGAAGGTGTACACCCAAAACCGAACCCAGGAGACTCTGACGGTGCAGCAGCGCTTCGGGTTGGGCTGCGTGTCCGGTGCGGTTGTTCATGCTGCCTTCTATCCTTTAGAG GTGTTGAAGGTGAGGCTGAACCTGCAGCAAATTGGAACTTACCATGGAGTGGTGGCCTGCACCCGCTCCATTTACAGACAGGAGCGTTTGTCCTCGTTTTACAGAGGATTCAAACCCAGCATCCTGTGCATGATCCCCTACGCAGGTGTGGAGTGTGCAGTTCACCAG tCGATTATGAACTGGGCGAAGAGCGACCCAGCCTACAACAGTGACGCCaaactgtttttcttcagtttcgTGGCGTTTGCCGCCGGACAAATGACCAGTTACCCACTGGCAGTGATCCGCACGCAGCAGCAAGCTCAGG ctttCAGCTCTGCTTCAAGTCCAGCTTCAGGCATTTTACAAGGACTTATTGGTATATATGAAAGACGTGGACTTAGAGGATATTACAACGGCATGGGAGCCAGCTTTGTCAGGGCTGTCCCATGTGCCCTGATAAACTACACTTTGACTAGgaaatttgaaaatgtgttttcttccaTGGAGCCTTGA
- the slc25a24l gene encoding solute carrier family 25 member 24, like isoform X1, with protein MDQFHGLFVKLDQNKDGFISVTELHKEMSKYGINSADGKAQNIIDSYDKNKDGLLDYKEFLGYMMDREKKWKIYFHDLDKNKCGVIDQDDVICLFKELGVVISKPNAKKIIQMMDKDSSMTVDWGEFLHHVILNPVDSIGELVTSWKHQLVFDVGESRAMPLEFPEEASGFGAWRTFVLAAGMADAVSRTVTAPIDRLKTQLQVHGSKAFSQGFQEVRAGGLRSMWQGNAVNVLKGTPQSTLQCLIYAQMKVYTQNRTQETLTVQQRFGLGCVSGAVVHAAFYPLEVLKVRLNLQQIGTYHGVVACTRSIYRQERLSSFYRGFKPSILCMIPYAGVECAVHQSIMNWAKSDPAYNSDAKLFFFSFVAFAAGQMTSYPLAVIRTQQQAQAFSSASSPASGILQGLIGIYERRGLRGYYNGMGASFVRAVPCALINYTLTRKFENVFSSMEP; from the exons ATGGATCAGTTCCATGGGTTATTTGTCAAACTGGACCAAAACAAAGATGGATTCATATCAGTGACAGAGCTGCACAAAGAAATGAGCAAGTATGGGATCAACTCGGCAGATGGCAAGGCCCAG AACATCATTGATTCTTATGACAAGAACAAAGATGGCCTCCTGGATTATAAAGAGTTTCTCGGCTACAtgatggacagagagaagaaatggaaaattTACTTTCATGACCTTGACAAGAACAAGTGTG GGGTGATTGACCAGGACGAcgtcatttgtttgtttaaggaGTTAGGAGTGGTCATTTCAAAGCcgaatgcaaaaaaaataatacaaat GATGGACAAGGACAGTTCCATGACAGTGGACTGGGGCGAGTTCCTGCACCACGTCATCCTCAACCCTGTTGACAGCATCGGGGAGCTGGTGACCTCATGGAAACACCAGCTG GTTTTTGATGTCGGGGAGAGTCGTGCGATGCCCCTTGAATTCCCTGAGGAGGCGTCTGGTTTTGGTGCATGGAGGACGTTTGTCCTGGCAGCAGGGATGGCTGATGCTGTGTCCAGGACTGTGACGGCGCCCATCGACCGCCTTAAGACCCAACTTCAG GTTCATGGATCCAAGGCCTTCTCCCAAGGCTTCCAGGAGGTGAGAGCAGGTGGTCTGCGGTCGATGTGGCAGGGCAACGCTGTCAACGTGCTGAAAGGAACGCCGCAGTCTACGCTCCAGTGTCTTATCTACGCCCAG ATGAAGGTGTACACCCAAAACCGAACCCAGGAGACTCTGACGGTGCAGCAGCGCTTCGGGTTGGGCTGCGTGTCCGGTGCGGTTGTTCATGCTGCCTTCTATCCTTTAGAG GTGTTGAAGGTGAGGCTGAACCTGCAGCAAATTGGAACTTACCATGGAGTGGTGGCCTGCACCCGCTCCATTTACAGACAGGAGCGTTTGTCCTCGTTTTACAGAGGATTCAAACCCAGCATCCTGTGCATGATCCCCTACGCAGGTGTGGAGTGTGCAGTTCACCAG tCGATTATGAACTGGGCGAAGAGCGACCCAGCCTACAACAGTGACGCCaaactgtttttcttcagtttcgTGGCGTTTGCCGCCGGACAAATGACCAGTTACCCACTGGCAGTGATCCGCACGCAGCAGCAAGCTCAGG ctttCAGCTCTGCTTCAAGTCCAGCTTCAGGCATTTTACAAGGACTTATTGGTATATATGAAAGACGTGGACTTAGAGGATATTACAACGGCATGGGAGCCAGCTTTGTCAGGGCTGTCCCATGTGCCCTGATAAACTACACTTTGACTAGgaaatttgaaaatgtgttttcttccaTGGAGCCTTGA